The following proteins are encoded in a genomic region of Brachypodium distachyon strain Bd21 chromosome 1, Brachypodium_distachyon_v3.0, whole genome shotgun sequence:
- the LOC100824217 gene encoding NAC domain-containing protein 67, with translation MGMGAGRRDAEAELNLPPGFRFHPTDEELVADYLCARAAGRGAPVPIIAEVDLYRFDPWELPSMALFGTREWYFFTPRDRKYPNGSRPNRAAGNGYWKATGADKPVAHKGRTAGIKKALVFYHGKPPRGVKTDWIMHEYRLADTNRSSKKKDGTLRLDDWVLCRLYNKKNEWEKMQQQQEQDKAAMATASWGETRTPESEIDNDPFPELADSSIPAYTTDAILPKEELQELELDNDWLMGINLDDLQGPGSMLPWDDSYAASFLSPVGAKTEQDIGFFF, from the coding sequence ATGGGGATGGGGGCGGGGCGGAGggacgcggaggcggagcTGAACCTGCCGCCGGGGTTCCGGTTCCACCCGACGGACGAGGAGCTGGTGGCGGACTACctgtgcgcgcgcgcggcggggcggggcgcGCCGGTGCCCATCATCGCGGAGGTCGACCTCTACCGGTTCGACCCGTGGGAGCTGCCGTCCATGGCGCTCTTCGGCACCCGGGAGTGGTACTTCTTCACGCCGCGGGACCGCAAGTACCCCAACGGCTCCAGGCCCAACCGCGCCGCCGGGAACGGATACTGGAAGGCCACGGGCGCCGACAAGCCCGTCGCGCACAAGGGCAGGACCGCCGGGATCAAGAAGGCCCTCGTCTTCTACCACGGGAAGCCCCCCCGCGGGGTCAAGACGGACTGGATCATGCACGAGTATCGCCTCGCCGACACCAACAGGTCTTCGAAGAAGAAGGACGGCACGCTCAGGCTGGATGACTGGGTGCTCTGCCGCCTCTACAACAAGAAGAACGAATGGGAGAagatgcagcagcaacaggagCAAGACaaggcggccatggcgacggcgTCGTGGGGCGAGACGCGGACACCGGAGTCGGAGATCGACAACGATCCCTTCCCGGAGCTCGCGGACTCCTCGATCCCGGCCTACACGACAGACGCGATTCTGCCCAAGGAGGAGTTGcaggagctggagctggacaATGACTGGCTCATGGGGATCAACCTCGACGACCTGCAGGGCCCCGGCTCCATGCTGCCGTGGGACGACTCCTACGCCGCTTCCTTCCTCTCGCCGGTGGGCGCCAAGACGGAGCAGGacatcggcttcttcttctga
- the LOC100833961 gene encoding uncharacterized protein LOC100833961 produces the protein MSMLQLQSSRRHLAFSPRITTFSSPNGLRLLRARTARAPTLASRKAPTRPLPLQFLAPRRQWRWRCSSSDAVQEPPFVEASAAGGGGEKKSFWAAVSLIIGTAVGPGMLGLPSATIRSGPVPSTVAILLSWAYVVSSIVLVAELSFAAMESGGVEEVSFTGLASSTLGAIFGGVVAVVYAALSFSLIVACVAGIGSLVSQLFPTVNPVLANALFPCFAGVLIAFFPFKAVDGANRVLCGLMLVSITALVVTGVSVGRSSMLKSLGYACWSPSAILPAIPVTVLTLGFHVITPFICKIVGNSVYDARRAILIGGAVPLAMVLSWNAAILGLAGTAGGAAFDDPIKLLLSVNPAALPAVRGFAFSALATSLIGYAVSFPKQLADTLELFAKRFSRKQGSLQLSDAGGSHGRNGAVLTWIVLIIPIFIVSFFSAAFAKALDFAGVYANCFLFGILPPVMAWIYRSQKRKRSPDLCEDILPGGNAALLILFIVASVLAFWH, from the exons ATGTCCATGTTACAGTTACAgtcgagccgccgccacctcgccTTCTCACCGCGCATTACCACCTTCTCTTCTCCCAATGGACTCCGCCTCCTCAGGGCAAGAACGGCGAGAGCCCCAACCCTAGCTTCGAGGAAAGCCCCGACAAGGCCATTGCCTCTGCAGTTCCTAGCGCCAAGGCGACAATGGCGATGgcggtgcagcagcagcgacgccGTCCAAGAACCACCCTTCGTCGAGGCCAGTGctgccggcgggggcggcgagaAGAAGAGTTTCTGGGCGGCGGTGAGCCTCATCATCGGCACGGCGGTCGGGCCGGGGATGCTGGGGCTTCCGTCGGCCACCATCCGCTCCGGCCCGGTGCCTTCCACCGTGGCCATCCTGCTCTCCTGGGCCTACGTCGTGTCCTCcatcgtcctcgtcgccgaACTCAGCTTCGCCGCCATGGAGAGTGGGGGCGTCGAGGAGGTCAGCTTCACGGGACTTGCGTCGAGCACCTTGGGGGCCATCTTCGGTGGGGTCGTCGCTGTCGTCTACGCCGCGCTGAGCTTCTCCCTGATCGTCGCGTGCGTCGCCGGCATTGGATCTCTAGTCTCCCAGCTCTTCCCCACGGTGAATCCGGTCTTGGCGAATGCCCTCTTCCCGTGCTTCGCCGGCGTCCTCATTGCTTTCTTCCCGTTCAAAGCTGTCGATGGCGCCAACCGTGTCCTTTGCGGCCTGATGCTCGTCTCAATCACGGCGCTTGTGGTCACTGGCGTCTCTGTTGGCCGGAGCAGCATGCTAAAATCTCTCGGCTATGCGTGCTGGAGCCCTAGCGCCATCCTGCCGGCCATTCCCGTGACTGTGCTCACACTTGGGTTCCACGTGATCACGCCGTTCATCTGCAAGATTGTGGGAAACTCGGTGTATGATGCACGGAGGGCAATACTCATTGGAGGCGCTGTACCATTGGCCATGGTTTTGTCATGGAATGCGGCCATTCTCGGATTGGCAGGTACGGCCGGTGGTGCAGCATTTGATGACCCTATTAAGCTTCTTCTCTCGGTGAATCCAGCAGCGTTGCCTGCTGTTCGAGGCTTTGCATTTTCTGCATTGGCGACGAGCTTGATTGGATATGCAGTCAGCTTCCCAAAGCAGCTGGCAGACACTTTGGAGCTGTTTGCTAAGAGGTTTTCTCGGAAGCAAGGAAGTTTGCAGCTCTCTGATGCTGGCGGCAGTCATGGAAGAAATGGGGCAGTATTGACATGGATAGTGCTGATCATTCCCATCTTCATTGTATCATTCTTTTCAGCAGCCTTTGCCAAGGCACTAGATTTCGCTGGTGTTTATGCAAACTGCTTTCTGTTTGGGATCCTGCCTCCCGTCATGGCCTGGATTTATCGGTCACAGAAGAGAAAGAG GTCACCTGATTTATGTGAAGATATTTTGCCTGGTGGAAATGCTGCTCTCTTGATACTTTTCATTGTTGCTTCGGTTCTAGCATTCTGGCACTAG
- the LOC100824522 gene encoding protein SLOW WALKER 1, translating to MAADTSKPFFPAAPHTSLLPSHGNPNRLSPEASYWRNFRSSELETGSQFPVTHLTFSAAHATPTLAAVWFNTVRLFSGDPLAPRPKISVLKDDFAYSPSFRSDGALLAAGDKKGVVRVFRVDKPTSGPLRTLRAHSAETRVVRYPVAGADKIHLLTAGDDALLAYWDVPSETPLFTVPAAHRDYIRAGAPSPADHNLFVTGSYDHGVKLWDARTGKAPSLSFSHGASVESVLFLPSGGLLATAGGNMVKIWDVIGGGQLVHSVESHVKTVMALALGKMDNTGETRLLSAGSDGYLKSFDYGKLKITHSMRYPKQLLSVACSPCGTVLVAGSSKGDIYVRRRKKKTIEEEQGGKVGVFDWASPKPEKKVLRSGNYRYFLRGQNEKPREGDFVIEKPKKVKFAEHDKLLRKFMHKEALVSALAKNNPRSTVAVMEELVARRKLVRSIGNLDVEELGLLLEFLHQNATLPRYARFLLGVSNRVLEMRAEDIRSDGKLRGYIRNLKRMVAEEIQIQHALQGIQGMISPMLALASR from the coding sequence atggccgccgacaCCTCAAagcccttcttccccgccGCACCGCACACCTCCCTCCTCCCATCCCATGGAAACCCCAACCGTCTCTCGCCAGAGGCCTCCTACTGGCGCAACTTCCGCTCCTCGGAGCTCGAAACCGGCTCCCAATTCCCCGTCACCCACCTCACCTTCTCCGCCGCCCACGCCACCCCCACGCTCGCCGCCGTTTGGTTCAACACCGTCCGCCTCTTCTCTGGCGATCCCCTTGCGCCGCGCCCCAAGATATCCGTCTTGAAGGATGATTTCGCTTATTCCCCTTCCTTCCGCTCCGACGgcgccctcctcgccgctgGGGACAAGAAAGGCGTCGTCCGCGTCTTCCGCGTCGACAAGCCGACTTCAGGTCCGCTACGTACGCTCCGTGCCCACTCCGCCGAGACCCGCGTAGTCAGGTACCCGGTGGCCGGCGCCGACAAGATCCACCTCCTCACCGCGGGGGACGACGCGCTTCTTGCCTACTGGGATGTCCCCTCTGAAACGCCCCTCTTCACCGTCCCTGCCGCCCACCGCGACTACatccgcgccggcgccccgTCCCCCGCCGACCACAACCTTTTCGTCACTGGCTCCTACGATCACGGCGTCAAATTGTGGGATGCCCGTACCGGAAAAGCTCCGTCCCTATCTTTCTCTCATGGCGCCTCGGTGGAGAGCGTGCTGTTCCTGCCATCCGGTGGATTGCTAGCCACAGCGGGAGGGAACATGGTGAAGATTTGGGATGTAATTGGTGGGGGTCAGCTTGTGCACTCGGTGGAAAGCCATGTCAAGACTGTAATGGCACTTGCGCTCGGGAAGATGGACAACACTGGGGAAACACGGCTGCTTAGTGCAGGGAGTGATGGTTATTTGAAGAGTTTTGATTATGGGAAGCTTAAGATCACACACTCAATGCGGTACCCGAAGCAACTACTGTCTGTGGCATGCTCACCTTGTGGGACTGTGCTTGTTGCTGGGTCATCAAAGGGTGATATTTATGTGcggagaaggaaaaagaagacgATAGAGGAGGAGCAAGGTGGGAAGGTTGGTGTGTTTGATTGGGCATCGCCCAAGCCAGAGAAGAAGGTGCTGAGATCGGGGAACTATAGGTACTTCCTCCGTGGTCAGAATGAAAAGCCCAGGGAGGGTGACTTTGTGATTGAGAAACCTAAGAAGGTAAAATTCGCAGAGCATGACAAGTTGCTGAGGAAGTTCATGCACAAGGAGGCACTAGTTTCAGCATTAGCTAAGAACAACCCAAGGAGCACTGTGGCTGTGATGGAGGAGCTAGTTGCAAGGAGAAAGCTGGTGAGGTCCATTGGTAATTTGGATGTGGAGGAACTCGGGTTGCTCCTGGAGTTCCTGCACCAGAACGCGACCTTGCCAAGGTATGCAAGGTTCTTGCTGGGTGTGTCAAACAGGGTGCTGGAGATGCGCGCAGAGGACATTCGCTCGGATGGGAAGCTGAGGGGCTACATCAGGAATCTTAAGAGAATGGTTGCAGAGGAGATTCAGATACAGCATGCATTGCAGGGGATTCAAGGGATGATATCCCCCATGCTTGCACTTGCAAGTAGATGA